The proteins below are encoded in one region of Ornithinimicrobium avium:
- a CDS encoding PaaI family thioesterase has product MTQMVVRNEAFEDVVRLSFARQGLMGHLGAELADVSPGQVRIEVPFRSELTQQHGLFHAGVTTSVVDSACGYAALTLMPPGSEVLSVEFKINLLAPARGERLVALGRVLRSGRTITVCQGDVHSVGTEGRTHCATMVATMMRVQDG; this is encoded by the coding sequence TGGTCAGGAACGAAGCCTTCGAGGACGTGGTGCGCCTCTCCTTCGCCAGGCAGGGACTGATGGGCCACCTCGGCGCCGAGCTGGCCGACGTCTCCCCGGGGCAGGTCCGGATCGAGGTGCCCTTCCGCAGCGAGCTGACCCAGCAGCACGGCCTCTTCCACGCCGGGGTGACGACCTCGGTCGTGGACAGCGCGTGCGGCTACGCCGCCCTGACGCTGATGCCGCCCGGCTCGGAGGTGCTGTCCGTCGAGTTCAAGATCAACCTGCTGGCCCCCGCCCGCGGCGAGCGGTTGGTCGCCCTCGGCCGGGTCCTGCGTTCGGGACGCACGATCACGGTCTGCCAGGGCGACGTGCACTCCGTCGGCACCGAGGGGCGGACCCACTGCGCCACCATGGTCGCCACCATGATGCGGGTCCAGGACGGGTAG
- a CDS encoding DoxX family protein, translating into MLRRAAQIALGIPFVYLGYQAAAEPGARVDAAASVGLPEPELMVRANGAAMVAGGAALVANVLPRTAAAGLVVSLVPTTLAGHRFWDHEDAAARAGQRIQFLKNLGLAGGLLAVATRRR; encoded by the coding sequence GTGCTACGACGAGCGGCGCAGATCGCCCTGGGCATCCCCTTCGTCTACCTCGGCTACCAGGCCGCCGCCGAGCCAGGGGCGCGGGTCGACGCCGCAGCCTCGGTCGGGCTGCCCGAGCCCGAGCTGATGGTGCGCGCCAACGGCGCCGCGATGGTCGCCGGCGGCGCGGCACTGGTCGCGAACGTCCTTCCCCGCACGGCCGCCGCGGGCCTGGTCGTCTCGCTCGTGCCGACCACCCTCGCCGGGCACCGGTTCTGGGACCACGAGGACGCGGCGGCCCGCGCCGGGCAGCGCATCCAGTTCCTCAAGAACCTCGGCCTCGCCGGAGGCCTGCTCGCGGTCGCCACCCGCCGCCGCTGA
- a CDS encoding MarR family winged helix-turn-helix transcriptional regulator: MTEHDVPWLDEREMRVWRRWLRVQTDLQAALGRELSRDSGLSLQDFETLVWLSEAPDERLRISALAERMHWERSRLSHHLRRMSARGLVGKEGCKEDGRGSFVQLTDAGRKALDEAAPEHVRAVRRLFLDGVEGRELEVLEGFLERVLERVAETETETETEVAVG; this comes from the coding sequence ATGACCGAGCATGACGTTCCCTGGCTGGACGAGCGGGAGATGCGGGTCTGGCGGCGCTGGTTGCGCGTCCAGACCGACCTCCAGGCTGCCCTGGGGCGGGAGCTGAGCCGGGACAGCGGACTGTCCCTCCAGGACTTCGAGACCCTCGTGTGGCTCTCCGAGGCTCCCGACGAGCGTCTGCGCATCTCGGCGCTGGCCGAACGGATGCACTGGGAGCGCAGCCGGCTTTCCCACCACCTGCGCCGGATGTCCGCGCGGGGGCTGGTCGGCAAGGAGGGATGCAAGGAGGACGGACGCGGTTCGTTCGTCCAGCTCACGGACGCGGGCCGCAAGGCTCTGGACGAGGCGGCCCCCGAGCACGTGCGCGCCGTGCGGCGGCTCTTCCTCGACGGCGTGGAGGGGCGGGAGCTGGAGGTGCTCGAGGGATTCCTGGAGCGGGTGCTGGAGCGCGTCGCAGAGACCGAGACCGAGACCGAGACCGAGGTCGCCGTCGGCTGA
- a CDS encoding YceI family protein, which translates to MSLQNLNGTYTIDPSHTRVGFSTRHAMVTKVRGAFNDVAGSATTGENLQDAKIELTIKAASVDTRSADRDGHLKSADFFDVETYPNLTFVSTDVKAVDADTLRVTGDLTIKDVTRPVTIDFDYAGSAEDPFGNTRVGFEGSTVVNRKDFGLTWNAALETGGVLVSEKATLEFEVSAIKAA; encoded by the coding sequence ATGTCGCTCCAGAACCTCAACGGCACCTACACCATCGACCCCTCGCACACCCGGGTCGGCTTCTCCACCCGGCACGCGATGGTCACCAAGGTGCGCGGCGCCTTCAACGACGTCGCCGGCTCCGCCACCACCGGCGAGAACCTGCAGGACGCCAAGATCGAGCTGACGATCAAGGCCGCGAGCGTGGACACCCGCAGCGCGGACCGCGACGGTCACCTGAAGTCCGCCGACTTCTTCGACGTCGAGACCTACCCCAACCTGACCTTCGTCTCCACCGACGTCAAGGCCGTGGACGCCGACACCCTGCGCGTGACCGGCGACCTGACCATCAAGGACGTCACCCGGCCGGTGACCATCGACTTCGACTACGCCGGCTCCGCCGAGGACCCCTTCGGCAACACCCGCGTCGGCTTCGAGGGCTCGACCGTGGTCAACCGCAAGGACTTCGGTCTGACCTGGAACGCCGCACTGGAGACCGGTGGCGTGCTCGTCTCCGAGAAGGCCACCCTGGAGTTCGAGGTCTCGGCGATCAAGGCCGCCTGA
- a CDS encoding aldo/keto reductase yields the protein MTTQPMLELNNGVRIPQLGFGTFRVDEAQTQRVVETALEVGYRHVDTAAGYYNEAGVGAALRASGLPREEVFLTTKLRNGDQGHDRALRAFEDSRAALGVDVVDLYLIHWPVPAKGLYKETWRALEKLYADGAVRAIGISNFLPEHVEDLLRDAEVTPAVDQIEVHPSFQQRDAQRAATDAGMVVEAYAPLGQAEDLALPGVVAVAEELGVTPAQVVLRWQLQQGRVALPKSVTPERITTNFDVLGFELDEAQMATLDGLDSDVRMFPDPRTAQFTQFRD from the coding sequence ATGACCACTCAGCCCATGCTCGAGCTCAACAACGGTGTCCGGATCCCCCAGCTGGGTTTCGGCACGTTCCGCGTCGACGAGGCGCAGACCCAGCGCGTGGTGGAGACCGCCCTGGAGGTGGGTTACCGCCACGTCGACACCGCCGCCGGCTACTACAACGAGGCCGGGGTCGGTGCGGCCCTGAGGGCCAGCGGACTGCCGCGCGAGGAGGTCTTCCTCACCACCAAGCTGCGCAACGGGGACCAGGGACATGACCGCGCGCTGCGCGCCTTCGAGGACAGCCGCGCCGCCCTGGGCGTGGACGTGGTCGACCTCTACCTGATCCACTGGCCGGTGCCCGCCAAGGGGCTCTACAAGGAGACCTGGCGGGCGCTGGAGAAGCTCTACGCCGACGGCGCCGTCCGCGCGATCGGCATCTCCAACTTCCTGCCCGAGCACGTCGAGGACCTGCTCCGGGACGCCGAGGTCACGCCTGCGGTCGACCAGATCGAGGTGCATCCCTCCTTCCAGCAGCGCGACGCCCAGCGGGCGGCGACCGACGCGGGGATGGTCGTGGAGGCCTACGCGCCCCTCGGGCAGGCCGAGGACCTGGCGCTGCCCGGCGTCGTCGCCGTCGCCGAGGAGCTCGGCGTCACCCCCGCGCAGGTGGTGCTGCGCTGGCAGCTGCAGCAGGGCCGCGTCGCCCTGCCCAAGTCGGTCACGCCGGAGCGGATCACGACCAACTTCGACGTGCTGGGTTTCGAGCTCGACGAGGCGCAGATGGCCACGCTCGACGGGTTGGACTCCGACGTGCGGATGTTTCCCGACCCGCGCACCGCGCAGTTCACCCAGTTCAGGGACTGA
- the pabB gene encoding aminodeoxychorismate synthase component I, with translation MDFPAPVLLVDNLDSFTFNVADLIHRVLGAAPVVWRHDHPADEEDLARFAAIVVGPGPGRPGVAADMGLSDLALRQTAVPVLGVCLGHQGLAHLHGGGVRQMVVPRHGIVSEVAHDGRGIFEGVPSPVRVVRYHSLEVADPVPAGLRLTARALDDGCVMALEDMTAPRWAVQFHPESVLSEHGERMLANFFGMAGVPTAGDEGAGGAVGVGDTLVARRQAPGPRRAHLGVRRIVGGCSGDAWDLRERLVGASPTSVWLDSSDGSGWSLVVDSAGPLAHELTHRVGQGRPLLDRLDEELDGWELLDAADLPFPWRPGWVGWWGYELKAETGGSAQHRSPWPDAWLTFADRGVVLDHASGDVWALWLEPEGDEALLAQQRRWADGVAEVVARGVPGPGHRASGARPAPARSMSHGQAVAHPRDDETSYLEKVRACQEEIARGESYEICLTTTWSARGTGVGEAELYRAMREVSPVPHGAWLRTPGVSVLGCSPERFVSVDARGRVESRPIKGTRPRGATPQEDAALAADLATAVKDRAENLMIVDLLRNDLHRVCRSGSVHVPELFAVESYATVHQLVSTVRGQLVAGMRPTDVLRACFPGGSMTGAPKVRTMEILDRLEGAARGIYSGAVGWIGLDGSMDTSIVIRTATWSPAEDGGTGGEVTFGVGGAVTALSDPAEEHAEMLAKAGSVLRALSLAGPGPRAAE, from the coding sequence GTGGACTTCCCGGCACCGGTGCTGCTGGTCGACAACCTCGACAGCTTCACCTTCAACGTCGCCGACCTGATCCACCGTGTCCTGGGTGCGGCGCCCGTCGTGTGGCGGCACGACCACCCGGCGGACGAGGAGGACCTCGCGCGCTTCGCGGCGATCGTCGTCGGGCCGGGGCCGGGACGCCCCGGCGTCGCCGCAGACATGGGGCTGTCCGACCTGGCGCTGCGGCAGACGGCGGTGCCGGTGCTGGGCGTGTGCCTGGGCCACCAGGGGCTGGCGCACCTGCACGGGGGAGGCGTGCGGCAGATGGTCGTGCCCAGGCACGGCATCGTCAGCGAGGTCGCGCACGACGGCAGGGGGATCTTCGAGGGCGTGCCCTCGCCGGTGCGAGTCGTGCGCTACCACTCGCTCGAGGTCGCCGACCCCGTCCCGGCCGGACTGAGGCTCACCGCGCGGGCTCTCGACGACGGCTGTGTGATGGCCCTGGAGGACATGACCGCACCCCGCTGGGCCGTGCAGTTCCACCCCGAGTCGGTGCTCTCCGAGCACGGCGAGCGGATGCTGGCCAACTTCTTCGGGATGGCCGGGGTGCCGACGGCGGGGGACGAGGGTGCGGGCGGCGCGGTCGGGGTGGGCGACACCCTGGTGGCGCGGCGGCAGGCGCCGGGTCCCCGGCGCGCCCACCTCGGCGTGCGCAGGATCGTCGGCGGCTGCTCCGGTGACGCCTGGGACCTGCGCGAGCGGCTCGTCGGGGCCTCGCCCACCTCGGTGTGGCTGGACTCCTCCGACGGCTCCGGCTGGTCGCTGGTCGTGGACTCGGCCGGGCCGCTGGCGCACGAGCTGACGCACCGGGTGGGGCAGGGGCGGCCGCTGCTGGACCGGCTGGACGAGGAGCTGGACGGCTGGGAGCTGCTCGACGCTGCGGACCTGCCCTTCCCCTGGCGCCCGGGCTGGGTGGGCTGGTGGGGCTACGAGCTCAAGGCCGAGACCGGCGGCTCCGCGCAGCACCGCTCGCCCTGGCCCGACGCCTGGCTGACCTTCGCCGACCGCGGCGTCGTGCTCGACCACGCGAGCGGTGACGTGTGGGCGCTGTGGCTGGAGCCGGAGGGCGACGAGGCTCTCCTCGCGCAGCAGCGGCGCTGGGCCGACGGCGTCGCGGAGGTGGTCGCGCGGGGTGTCCCCGGACCTGGGCATCGAGCTTCGGGGGCCAGGCCGGCCCCTGCGCGGTCCATGTCTCACGGTCAGGCGGTGGCGCACCCGCGCGACGACGAGACGTCATACCTGGAGAAGGTGCGCGCGTGCCAGGAGGAGATCGCGCGGGGCGAGTCCTACGAGATCTGCCTGACGACCACCTGGTCGGCGCGGGGGACCGGCGTGGGGGAGGCCGAGCTCTACCGGGCGATGCGCGAGGTCAGCCCGGTGCCGCACGGGGCGTGGCTGCGGACGCCCGGCGTGAGCGTGCTCGGGTGCTCGCCGGAGCGGTTCGTGTCCGTCGACGCCCGAGGGCGGGTGGAGTCGCGGCCGATCAAGGGGACGCGCCCGCGCGGAGCGACGCCCCAGGAGGACGCGGCGCTCGCGGCCGACCTGGCCACGGCGGTGAAGGACCGCGCGGAGAACCTGATGATCGTCGACCTGCTGCGCAACGACCTGCACCGGGTGTGCCGCTCGGGGAGCGTCCACGTGCCGGAGCTGTTCGCGGTGGAGAGCTATGCGACGGTGCACCAGCTGGTCTCCACCGTGCGCGGCCAGCTGGTGGCGGGCATGCGACCCACGGACGTCCTGCGCGCGTGCTTCCCGGGCGGGTCGATGACGGGGGCGCCGAAGGTGCGGACGATGGAGATCCTGGACCGGCTGGAGGGGGCCGCCCGGGGGATCTACTCGGGGGCGGTCGGGTGGATCGGCCTGGACGGGTCGATGGACACCTCCATCGTGATCCGGACGGCGACCTGGTCGCCGGCGGAGGACGGAGGCACGGGCGGCGAGGTGACCTTCGGGGTGGGCGGCGCCGTCACCGCGCTGTCGGACCCGGCGGAGGAGCACGCGGAGATGCTGGCCAAGGCAGGCTCGGTGCTGCGGGCGCTCAGTCTGGCTGGTCCGGGCCCACGAGCAGCAGAGTGA
- a CDS encoding pirin family protein yields the protein MTNLDPKPQERVCGDDAVRAGSTIIEPREVPLGGPRAMTVRRTLPARQRSMIGAYCFVDHYGPDDVSTTGGMVVPPHPHTSLQTVSWLFSGQIEHRDSTGVVATVVPGQLNLMTAGHGVCHSEVSVVEPGVEQVLHGVQLWTALPAESVDVAPHFDHFEPEPVRVDGASVSVFLGRLTLPGGREVSSPVPTYTPLLGAEIRLDPGAELVLGLDRGFEHGVLLDRGGLNLDDGCDLARSHLLHEAPGPESMTLRAGEEGADLILLGGPPFGEQIVMWWNFVGRSHEDVVAARERWQAELGHDPDGRFGAFDYPGGESLPAPAMPHVRLRPRGLGPRR from the coding sequence ATGACGAACCTCGACCCCAAGCCGCAGGAGCGGGTGTGCGGCGACGACGCCGTGCGCGCGGGCAGCACCATCATCGAACCGCGCGAGGTGCCGCTGGGCGGCCCGCGCGCGATGACGGTCCGCCGCACGCTGCCCGCGCGCCAGCGGAGCATGATCGGCGCCTACTGCTTCGTCGACCACTACGGGCCGGACGACGTCTCCACGACCGGCGGTATGGTCGTGCCGCCGCACCCGCACACCTCCCTGCAGACGGTGAGCTGGCTGTTCAGCGGGCAGATCGAGCACCGCGACAGCACCGGCGTCGTCGCGACCGTCGTGCCCGGCCAGCTCAACCTGATGACCGCGGGGCACGGGGTGTGCCACAGCGAGGTCTCGGTCGTCGAGCCCGGCGTCGAGCAGGTCCTGCACGGCGTGCAGCTGTGGACGGCCCTGCCCGCGGAGTCGGTCGACGTGGCGCCGCACTTCGACCACTTCGAGCCGGAGCCGGTGCGCGTCGACGGGGCGAGCGTGAGCGTCTTCCTGGGCCGCCTCACCCTCCCTGGCGGGCGGGAGGTCTCCTCGCCCGTCCCGACCTACACCCCGCTGCTGGGCGCGGAGATCCGGCTCGATCCGGGCGCGGAGCTGGTGCTCGGGCTCGACCGGGGCTTCGAGCACGGCGTGCTCCTGGACCGCGGCGGGCTGAACCTCGACGACGGCTGCGACCTGGCGCGCAGCCACCTGCTGCACGAGGCGCCCGGACCGGAGTCGATGACGCTGCGCGCCGGCGAGGAGGGCGCCGACCTCATCCTGCTCGGCGGGCCACCCTTCGGCGAGCAGATCGTCATGTGGTGGAACTTCGTCGGCCGCAGCCACGAGGACGTCGTCGCCGCGCGCGAGAGGTGGCAGGCCGAGCTCGGCCACGACCCGGACGGGCGCTTCGGGGCGTTCGACTACCCCGGCGGCGAGTCGCTGCCGGCGCCGGCGATGCCGCACGTGCGGCTGCGGCCGCGCGGGCTCGGCCCGCGGCGGTAG
- a CDS encoding NAD(P)/FAD-dependent oxidoreductase → MSVVPSTDSSRTPAEHAGRRHQVLVIGSGFGGLFTTKALDAPEVAVTMVARTGHHLFQPLLYQVATGILSEGVIAPATRDIIARQRNAQVLLGEVEEIDLVARTVTAGSVTGRTTYGYDSLVVAAGSTQSWFGNDQFAEFAPGMKTIDDALELRGRIYGAFELAELAAAAGRDEDARDLMTFVVVGAGPTGVEMAGQLIELSRRTLSNEFRHIDPSTARIVLLDAAQEVLGSFGDDLARRTRRDLEKLGVEIHLGAKVVDVDATGLEVEHHDGSRERIECSTKVWAAGVKANRLTRTLSEQTGAELDRAGRISTNPDLTLPGHPEVFVIGDMVSMEGLPGVAQGAIQTGRHAAGQILRRVRGEETGQAFEYFDKGSMATISRFRAVMKRGRIELTGVPAWVAWLAVHLFYIIGFKSQLSTLAHWAISFLGRDRAERTVTEQQVLARLALEYLGEDFLRSSLRTSRGEQVRLREQQD, encoded by the coding sequence ATGAGCGTCGTCCCCAGCACTGACTCCAGCCGCACCCCCGCCGAGCACGCGGGCCGGCGCCACCAGGTCCTGGTGATCGGCTCCGGCTTCGGCGGGCTGTTCACCACCAAGGCCCTCGACGCCCCGGAGGTCGCGGTGACGATGGTCGCGCGCACCGGGCACCACCTCTTCCAGCCGCTCCTCTACCAGGTGGCGACCGGGATCCTGTCCGAGGGCGTCATCGCGCCGGCGACGCGGGACATCATCGCCCGGCAGCGCAACGCCCAGGTGCTGCTCGGCGAGGTCGAGGAGATCGACCTGGTGGCGCGGACCGTGACGGCCGGCTCGGTGACCGGCCGGACGACCTACGGCTACGACAGCCTCGTCGTCGCGGCAGGCTCCACCCAGTCGTGGTTCGGCAACGACCAGTTCGCCGAGTTCGCGCCCGGCATGAAGACGATCGACGACGCGCTGGAGCTGCGCGGGCGCATCTACGGCGCCTTCGAGCTGGCCGAGCTCGCCGCCGCCGCCGGGCGGGACGAGGACGCCCGGGACCTGATGACCTTCGTCGTGGTCGGCGCCGGGCCCACCGGCGTCGAGATGGCCGGCCAGCTGATCGAGCTGAGCCGCCGCACGCTGAGCAACGAGTTCCGCCACATCGACCCCTCCACCGCGCGGATCGTCCTGCTGGACGCGGCGCAGGAGGTGCTCGGCAGCTTCGGCGACGACCTGGCCCGGCGCACCCGCCGCGACCTGGAGAAGCTCGGCGTGGAGATCCACCTCGGCGCCAAGGTCGTGGACGTCGACGCGACCGGCCTGGAGGTGGAGCACCACGACGGTTCACGGGAGCGGATCGAGTGCTCGACCAAGGTCTGGGCAGCCGGAGTGAAGGCCAACCGGCTGACGCGCACGCTCTCCGAGCAGACCGGTGCCGAGCTCGACCGCGCGGGCCGCATCAGCACCAACCCCGACCTGACCCTGCCCGGCCACCCGGAGGTCTTCGTCATCGGCGACATGGTCTCCATGGAGGGGCTGCCCGGCGTCGCGCAGGGCGCCATCCAGACCGGCCGGCACGCCGCCGGGCAGATCCTGCGGCGGGTGCGCGGGGAGGAGACCGGGCAGGCGTTCGAGTACTTCGACAAGGGCTCGATGGCCACGATCTCCCGTTTCCGGGCGGTGATGAAGCGCGGCAGGATCGAGCTGACCGGTGTGCCCGCGTGGGTGGCCTGGCTGGCGGTGCACCTCTTCTACATCATCGGCTTCAAGAGCCAGCTCTCCACGCTCGCGCACTGGGCGATCAGCTTCCTGGGCCGCGACCGGGCCGAGCGGACCGTCACCGAGCAGCAGGTGCTCGCGCGCCTGGCGCTGGAGTACCTCGGCGAGGACTTCCTGCGCTCCTCGCTGCGCACCTCGCGGGGGGAGCAGGTGCGGCTGCGCGAGCAGCAGGACTGA
- a CDS encoding GNAT family N-acetyltransferase → MPHVLASRLVDLDPLTLYRLLRLRVDVFVVEQECAYPELDGVDAEPTTEHLWIEADGAPVATLRTFVDADGQHHLGRVATDAAHRGRGYAAALITEALRRTGGEPVEIGAQTYLEDWYAGFGFRRSGPDYVEDGIPHLPMRSEARGG, encoded by the coding sequence ATGCCGCACGTGCTCGCCTCCCGCCTGGTCGACCTCGACCCGCTCACCCTCTACCGGCTGCTGCGGCTGCGCGTCGACGTCTTCGTGGTCGAGCAGGAGTGCGCCTACCCCGAGCTCGACGGGGTCGACGCCGAGCCCACCACCGAGCACCTGTGGATCGAGGCCGACGGCGCGCCGGTGGCGACCCTGCGCACGTTCGTCGACGCCGACGGCCAGCACCACCTCGGCCGGGTCGCCACCGACGCCGCCCACCGGGGACGGGGGTATGCCGCGGCGCTGATCACCGAGGCGCTGCGCCGGACCGGCGGGGAGCCGGTCGAGATCGGCGCGCAGACCTACCTGGAGGACTGGTATGCCGGCTTCGGCTTCCGCCGCAGCGGCCCCGACTACGTCGAGGACGGCATACCCCACCTGCCGATGCGCAGCGAGGCTCGGGGGGGCTGA
- a CDS encoding PHP domain-containing protein, translating into MHDPDAPEPVDALRRIAFLLERTRAQTRRVEAYRNAAAVILPLGEDEVRRRVAAGTLQDLPGIGPSTSAVIEQACAGRVPDRLAELEADYAPLATGGEQVRAALRGDLHTHSDWSDGGSPVEEMVATAMELGHEYMALTDHSPRLKVANGLSPARLRRQLGVVDAVNAHLGDGFRLLRGIEVDILDDGRLDQDPDLLAQLDVRVASVHSKLAMEREAMTRRMVSAVRDPLTTVLGHCTGRMVMPRAGDRAGDAARRRGGRQGRAPSQFDARAVFEACVESGTAVEINSRPERQDPPGELLSLAVELGCVFALSTDAHAPGQLDFLDHGCERAARYGVPVGRIVNTWPLEALLEWAAPNP; encoded by the coding sequence ATGCACGACCCGGACGCCCCCGAGCCCGTCGACGCGCTGCGCAGGATCGCCTTCCTGCTCGAGCGGACCCGCGCGCAGACGCGGCGCGTGGAGGCCTACCGCAACGCCGCGGCGGTGATCCTGCCGCTCGGCGAGGACGAGGTGCGCCGCAGGGTGGCCGCCGGGACGCTGCAGGACCTGCCCGGGATCGGCCCGTCGACCTCGGCGGTGATCGAGCAGGCCTGCGCCGGGCGGGTGCCCGACAGGCTGGCCGAGCTCGAGGCGGACTACGCGCCGCTGGCGACCGGCGGTGAGCAGGTGCGCGCCGCCCTGCGCGGTGACCTGCACACCCACTCCGACTGGTCCGACGGTGGCTCGCCGGTCGAGGAGATGGTCGCCACCGCGATGGAGCTCGGGCACGAGTACATGGCGCTGACCGACCACTCGCCGCGGCTCAAGGTCGCCAACGGGCTGAGCCCGGCCCGGCTGCGCCGCCAGCTCGGGGTGGTCGACGCGGTCAACGCCCACCTCGGCGACGGCTTCCGTCTGCTGCGGGGGATCGAGGTGGACATCCTCGACGACGGGAGGCTGGACCAGGATCCTGACCTGCTGGCGCAGCTGGACGTCCGGGTCGCCTCCGTCCACTCCAAGCTCGCGATGGAGCGCGAGGCGATGACCCGCCGGATGGTGAGCGCCGTGCGCGACCCGCTGACCACCGTGCTCGGTCACTGCACGGGACGCATGGTCATGCCCAGGGCGGGCGACCGGGCCGGGGACGCCGCCCGGCGGCGCGGCGGGCGGCAGGGTCGTGCGCCGAGCCAGTTCGACGCCCGGGCGGTCTTCGAGGCGTGCGTCGAGTCCGGGACGGCCGTCGAGATCAACTCCCGCCCCGAGCGGCAGGACCCGCCCGGGGAGCTGCTGTCCCTGGCCGTCGAGCTCGGCTGCGTCTTCGCGCTGTCCACCGACGCGCACGCCCCGGGCCAGCTGGACTTCCTCGACCACGGCTGCGAGCGGGCCGCGAGGTATGGCGTGCCGGTCGGGCGGATCGTCAACACCTGGCCGCTGGAGGCGCTCCTCGAGTGGGCCGCGCCGAACCCCTGA
- a CDS encoding acyl-CoA dehydrogenase family protein, with protein MTASPTRRLKPPVTPDELFEIDHLLDEEERAIRATARDVVAEHVRPHVAGWYEAGELPVRELALELGRAGLLGMHLEGYGCAGTSATAYGLACLEVEAADSGVRSLVSVQGSLAMFAIHAFGSEEHKDEWLPRMATGEAIGCFGLTEPDFGSNPGGMRTRARRDGADWVLDGTKTWITNGSVAQVAVVWAQTDDGVRGFVVPTSTPGFTATTIHHKMSLRASVTSELVLDGVRLPASAELPGVQGLKGPLSCLNEARFGIVFGAVGAARDCLLTALDYAGTRVQFDRPIGAFQLTQAKLADMTLEYGKALLLALHLGRIKDEHGAAPAQISLGKLNNVREAIQIARTSRTILGANGISAEYPVMRHANNLESVLTYEGTSEMHALTIGQVLTGEQAFR; from the coding sequence ATGACTGCCTCCCCGACCCGACGCCTGAAGCCGCCGGTCACCCCCGACGAGCTCTTCGAGATCGACCACCTCCTCGACGAGGAGGAGCGTGCGATCCGGGCGACGGCCCGGGACGTCGTCGCCGAGCACGTCCGCCCGCACGTCGCGGGCTGGTACGAGGCCGGCGAGCTGCCGGTGCGCGAGCTGGCGCTCGAGCTCGGCAGGGCCGGCCTGCTCGGGATGCACCTCGAGGGCTACGGCTGCGCGGGGACGAGCGCCACGGCCTACGGGCTCGCCTGCCTGGAGGTGGAGGCAGCCGACTCCGGCGTCCGCTCGCTGGTCAGCGTGCAGGGATCGCTGGCGATGTTCGCGATCCACGCGTTCGGCAGCGAGGAGCACAAGGACGAGTGGCTGCCCCGGATGGCGACCGGCGAGGCGATCGGCTGCTTCGGGCTCACCGAGCCCGACTTCGGGTCCAACCCCGGAGGCATGCGCACGCGCGCCCGCCGTGACGGCGCGGACTGGGTGCTCGACGGCACCAAGACCTGGATCACGAACGGCTCGGTGGCGCAGGTCGCGGTCGTCTGGGCGCAGACCGACGACGGCGTGCGCGGTTTCGTCGTGCCCACGTCCACACCCGGTTTCACCGCGACCACGATCCATCACAAGATGTCGCTGCGCGCCTCGGTCACCAGCGAGCTCGTCCTCGACGGTGTGCGGCTGCCGGCGTCGGCCGAGCTGCCGGGCGTCCAGGGTCTGAAGGGCCCGCTGAGCTGCCTCAACGAGGCGCGCTTCGGCATCGTCTTCGGCGCCGTCGGCGCGGCTCGGGACTGCCTGCTGACCGCGCTCGACTACGCGGGCACGCGCGTGCAGTTCGACCGGCCGATCGGCGCCTTCCAGCTCACCCAGGCCAAGCTGGCCGATATGACGCTCGAGTACGGCAAGGCCCTGCTCCTGGCGCTCCACCTGGGCCGCATCAAGGACGAGCACGGCGCGGCGCCGGCGCAGATCAGCCTGGGCAAGCTCAACAACGTGCGCGAGGCCATCCAGATCGCGCGCACCAGCCGGACGATCCTCGGCGCCAACGGGATCAGCGCGGAGTATCCGGTGATGCGGCACGCCAACAACCTCGAGTCCGTCCTCACCTACGAAGGGACCAGCGAGATGCACGCCCTGACCATCGGCCAGGTCCTGACCGGGGAGCAGGCGTTCCGGTGA